One Punica granatum isolate Tunisia-2019 chromosome 3, ASM765513v2, whole genome shotgun sequence genomic window carries:
- the LOC116201755 gene encoding F-box/kelch-repeat protein At1g80440-like, whose product MELIPGLPNDVARECLVRIPYEQVRFAASICKGWKKEIESPEFRDRRKAAGLSGVLVILAQARPSLIWEFDSPKHVASLTYRLSVFQPLSGQWSTLPPIPGFTAGLPMFCALAAAGSELVVMGGTDPVMWDALNSVYIYNFLSLKWRPGTDMPGGIRTSFSCASDGNRMVYVAGGCGGQRESLKSALVYDVKMDKWVAMPDMARERAACKGTFRCGRFQVIGGYPTELQGRFEKSVEVFDPVTWCWQPVQENVLEVSTYPGTCVDGNNTSKSLYMCMNGNVIARNSSGWRDVAKLPSKWFRPVHVARWHEKLTVVGSDGLRNSEYMAHTLDLNTYSWTRIEIPETFSGHVMGGCCLEI is encoded by the coding sequence ATGGAATTGATTCCGGGACTGCCTAACGATGTAGCCCGAGAATGCTTGGTTCGCATTCCATATGAGCAGGTGAGGTTTGCAGCTTCAATTTGCAAGGGATGGAAGAAGGAGATAGAGTCGCCTGAATTTCGGGACAGGAGGAAAGCCGCCGGCCTTAGCGGAGTGCTCGTAATACTGGCCCAGGCTCGACCAAGTCTCATCTGGGAATTTGACTCCCCAAAGCATGTCGCCTCTCTTACCTACCGGTTGTCCGTCTTCCAGCCACTCTCGGGGCAGTGGTCCACTCTGCCGCCGATTCCTGGCTTCACCGCCGGATTGCCGATGTTTTGTGCATTGGCCGCCGCTGGCTCAGAACTCGTTGTCATGGGCGGGACCGATCCGGTCATGTGGGATGCCTTAAACTCAGTGTACATATACAATTTTCTATCCTTGAAATGGCGGCCGGGGACCGACATGCCAGGCGGCATCCGCACATCCTTCAGTTGTGCATCAGATGGCAACCGGATGGTGTATGTGGCCGGGGGTTGCGGCGGCCAGAGAGAATCATTGAAATCTGCCCTGGTCTATGATGTGAAGATGGACAAATGGGTCGCGATGCCCGACATGGCAAGGGAGCGCGCCGCATGCAAAGGAACCTTCCGATGTGGCAGGTTCCAGGTCATTGGCGGCTACCCTACCGAGCTGCAAGGCAGGTTCGAGAAGAGCGTTGAGGTGTTCGATCCCGTGACGTGGTGCTGGCAACCTGTTCAAGAGAACGTGTTAGAAGTTAGCACATATCCTGGAACTTGTGTGGACGGTAATAACACGTCCAAATCCTTGTACATGTGCATGAATGGCAATGTGATTGCCCGCAATAGTTCTGGGTGGCGGGATGTAGCAAAACTACCATCGAAGTGGTTCAGACCGGTTCACGTCGCGAGGTGGCATGAGAAACTGACGGTGGTCGGAAGCGATGGTTTACGGAACTCCGAGTACATGGCCCATACATTGGACCTCAATACTTACTCGTGgactcgaatagaaattccaGAAACGTTTTCCGGTCATGTCATGGGAGGATGTTGTTTGGAAATTTAG
- the LOC116199211 gene encoding F-box/kelch-repeat protein At1g15670-like, with product MELIPGLPEDLARECLSRVPYQQFPAVGAVCKDWKAEIDSPGFLSQRKSAGQCQALVVLVQARPNPIGKYCSPGLKNMHPPIFLPTVFEPLSGRWADLPSPPGCCDGLPRFCRLAAVGTDLVVVGGLDPVTWDVTNSVYVYSFLSSEWRRGADMPGGDRFLFGCASDDDRLVFVAGGHDKQKNSLRSAMAYDVHMDRWVQMPDMARERDECRGTFRGGKFLVISGYGTEAQGKYDRSVEAFDTAKWSWDPVEENVLEADTTPRACVDGEGDDALYTCRNRSRDIAALRGSTWTPVAELPSDVASQSHVMRWRRKLLVFGYGSGCKPDGVSVLDLCSNNKWTKVEIPEEFRGTVDEGWVLEI from the coding sequence ATGGAGCTTATTCCCGGATTACCGGAAGACTTAGCCCGGGAGTGCTTGTCCCGGGTCCCTTACCAGCAGTTCCCGGCTGTCGGAGCGGTCTGTAAAGATTGGAAGGCGGAGATCGACTCGCCCGGCTTTCTCTCGCAGAGGAAATCAGCAGGCCAGTGCCAGGCGCTCGTCGTTCTGGTCCAGGCCCGGCCCAACCCGATCGGTAAATATTGTTCTCCTGGTCTGAAGAACATGCATCCTCCAATCTTTCTTCCCACAGTGTTCGAGCCACTCTCTGGCCGGTGGGCCGATCTCCCTTCTCCTCCGGGATGCTGTGACGGCCTGCCGAGGTTCTGCAGGTTGGCTGCTGTCGGGACAGACCTGGTAGTGGTGGGCGGGTTGGACCCGGTCACATGGGATGTCACGAATTCCGTCTATGTCTACAGTTTCTTGTCATCCGAGTGGCGGCGCGGGGCTGACATGCCAGGCGGGGACCGGTTTCTCTTTGGCTGTGCGTCTGATGACGATCGGTTGGTGTTTGTAGCGGGCGGGCATGACAAACAGAAGAATTCGCTGAGGTCCGCCATGGCTTATGATGTTCATATGGACCGGTGGGTCCAGATGCCCGATATGGCAAGGGAGCGCGATGAGTGCAGGGGGACCTTCCGGGGCGGTAAGTTCCTCGTCATCAGCGGCTACGGCACCGAGGCACAGGGCAAGTATGATAGGAGCGTGGAGGCATTCGATACCGCCAAGTGGAGTTGGGACCCGGTCGAGGAGAACGTGCTGGAGGCAGACACGACTCCAAGGGCCTGCGTGGATGGGGAGGGAGACGATGCCCTGTACACATGCCGGAACAGGAGTCGAGACATCGCGGCGCTCAGGGGTTCGACGTGGACGCCCGTGGCGGAGTTACCGTCTGATGTGGCGAGTCAGAGTCACGTGATGAGATGGCGCAGGAAGCTGTTGGTGTTTGGCTATGGGAGTGGATGCAAGCCAGATGGGGTCTCCGTACTGGATCTGTGCAGTAATAATAAATGGACTAAGGTAGAGATTCCAGAAGAATTTAGGGGTACTGTGGACGAAGGCTGGGTTCTAGAAATTTAG
- the LOC116199231 gene encoding F-box/kelch-repeat protein At1g15670-like, whose protein sequence is MELIPGLPEDLACECLSRVPYQQFPAVGAVCKEWKAEIESPGFLSQRKSTGQCQVLVVLVQARPNPIGRYCSSGLKNMHPPIFLPTVFEPLSGQWVDLPPPPGCCDGLPRFCRLAAVRTELVVVGGLDPVTWDATNSVYVYSFLTSEWRRGADMPGGDRFFFGCASEGDRFVFVAGGHDKQKNSLRSAMAYDVHMDRWVQMPDMARERDECRGAFRGGKFLVISGYGTEAQGKFDRSVEAFDAAMWSWDPVEENVLEADTAPRACVDGQGDDALYTCRNRSRDIAALRGSTWTPVAGLPSDVASQNHVMRWRWKLLVFGYGSGCKPDVVSILDLCDNNTWTELEIPEEFRGTVDEGCVLEI, encoded by the coding sequence ATGGAGCTTATTCCCGGATTACCGGAAGACTTAGCCTGCGAGTGCCTGTCCCGAGTCCCTTACCAGCAATTCCCGGCTGTCGGAGCGGTCTGTAAAGAATGGAAGGCGGAGATCGAGTCGCCCGGCTTTCTCTCGCAGAGGAAATCCACAGGCCAGTGCCAGGTGCTCGTCGTTCTCGTCCAGGCTCGGCCCAACCCGATCGGTAGATATTGTTCTTCCGGTCTGAAAAACATGCATCCACCAATCTTTCTTCCCACAGTTTTCGAGCCGCTCTCTGGCCAGTGGGTCGATCTCCCACCTCCTCCGGGATGCTGTGACGGCCTGCCGAGGTTCTGCAGGTTAGCTGCTGTCAGGACGGAACTGGTAGTGGTGGGCGGGTTGGACCCGGTCACATGGGATGCGACAAATTCCGTTTATGTCTACAGTTTCTTGACATCCGAGTGGCGGCGGGGGGCTGACATGCCAGGCGGGGACCGGTTTTTCTTTGGCTGTGCGTCCGAGGGTGATCGGTTCGTATTTGTGGCTGGTGGGCATGACAAACAGAAGAATTCGCTGAGATCCGCCATGGCCTATGACGTTCATATGGACCGGTGGGTCCAGATGCCCGATATGGCACGGGAGCGCGATGAGTGCAGGGGGGCCTTCCGGGGCGGGAAGTTCCTTGTCATCAGCGGGTATGGCACTGAGGCACAGGGTAAGTTCGATAGGAGCGTGGAGGCATTCGATGCTGCGATGTGGAGTTGGGACCCAGTCGAGGAGAACGTGCTGGAGGCAGACACGGCTCCGAGGGCCTGTGTGGACGGGCAGGGAGACGATGCCCTGTACACGTGCCGGAACAGGAGTCGAGACATCGCGGCGCTCAGGGGTTCGACGTGGACGCCCGTGGCAGGGTTGCCGTCTGACGTGGCGAGTCAGAATCACGTCATGAGGTGGCGCTGGAAGCTGTTGGTGTTTGGCTATGGGAGTGGATGCAAGCCAGATGTGGTCTCCATATTGGATCTGTGCGATAATAATACATGGACTGAGTTAGAGATTCCAGAAGAATTTAGAGGTACTGTGGACGAAGGTTGTGTTCTCGAAATTTAG